The Spiroplasma citri genome has a segment encoding these proteins:
- the rsgA gene encoding ribosome small subunit-dependent GTPase A, which translates to MHQTGMIIRIVSEFCYVKNDTDHQIYACKAKGLFRHQEIKPVVGDYVQFEIQNDKQGIIYQIEPRKNKLYRPRIANVDQVVIITAMAEPTFNSYLLNKYLAFIEYKNLKPVIVFTKKDLLKTDELYQKYFNWYPKLGYEVYFISNKKDDKKIWQQFEQLFQNKISVLTGQTGSGKSSTLNTLLQAEIIKTQEISKALGRGKHTTTTSALYELLNGMVADTPGFSTFDLRDYEKGELARSYHFFNQYANECKFRTCLHLHEPHCKIKALVQANIIPQFFYNDYVRIMQEQ; encoded by the coding sequence ATGCACCAAACAGGAATGATTATTCGCATTGTTAGCGAGTTTTGTTATGTTAAAAATGATACTGATCACCAAATTTATGCTTGCAAAGCAAAAGGATTATTTCGTCATCAAGAAATTAAACCAGTTGTTGGTGATTATGTTCAATTTGAAATTCAAAATGACAAGCAAGGAATTATTTATCAAATTGAACCTCGTAAAAATAAATTATACCGTCCACGAATTGCTAATGTTGATCAAGTTGTTATTATTACAGCAATGGCAGAACCGACTTTTAATTCATATTTATTAAATAAATATTTAGCATTTATTGAATATAAAAACTTAAAACCAGTTATTGTTTTTACTAAAAAAGACTTATTGAAAACAGATGAACTTTATCAAAAATATTTTAACTGGTATCCAAAGTTAGGTTATGAAGTTTATTTTATTAGTAATAAAAAAGATGATAAAAAAATATGACAACAATTTGAACAACTTTTTCAAAATAAAATCTCAGTGTTAACTGGGCAAACTGGTAGTGGTAAGTCGTCAACTTTAAATACATTATTACAAGCGGAAATAATTAAGACGCAAGAAATTTCTAAAGCATTAGGGCGAGGAAAACATACAACCACAACTAGCGCATTATATGAGTTATTAAATGGAATGGTTGCTGATACGCCAGGTTTTTCAACATTTGATTTAAGAGATTATGAAAAAGGAGAATTAGCACGCTCTTATCATTTTTTTAATCAATATGCTAATGAATGTAAGTTTCGAACTTGTTTACATTTACACGAACCGCATTGCAAAATAAAAGCATTAGTTCAAGCGAATATTATTCCACAATTTTTTTATAATGATTATGTTCGCATTATGCAAGAGCAATAG
- a CDS encoding thiamine diphosphokinase: MKTNKVLIVCSETNLDLQQYQDYYKIGVERGALDLIKNFATFDLFCCDQDSLTTTEAKLIANKAKELLIVSQIKDHIDGELALQEALKLNPQEIIFIAQGNRFDMELSCFNFICCYNIIFMNDNTYAYLLKPGMNEVYQKSGYRYFSLFSLQSATVTISNLKYNAKQLKLVELSPNAVSNEFLASVGNIDVLAGQVIAIYSK, from the coding sequence ATGAAAACAAATAAAGTTTTAATTGTTTGTTCAGAAACAAACTTAGATTTACAGCAGTATCAAGATTATTATAAAATTGGTGTTGAACGGGGTGCCTTAGATTTAATTAAAAATTTTGCTACTTTTGATCTTTTTTGCTGTGACCAAGATAGTTTGACAACAACAGAAGCAAAACTGATTGCTAATAAAGCAAAAGAGTTACTAATAGTTTCCCAAATTAAAGATCATATTGATGGTGAATTAGCATTACAAGAAGCTTTAAAATTAAACCCACAAGAAATTATTTTTATTGCCCAAGGCAATCGATTTGATATGGAGTTGAGTTGTTTTAATTTTATTTGTTGTTACAATATCATTTTTATGAATGATAATACTTATGCTTATTTACTAAAACCAGGAATGAATGAAGTTTATCAAAAGTCAGGTTATCGTTATTTTTCATTATTTAGTTTACAATCAGCAACTGTGACGATTAGTAATTTAAAATATAATGCTAAACAATTAAAATTAGTAGAATTATCGCCTAATGCAGTTAGCAATGAATTTCTTGCGTCAGTAGGAAATATTGATGTTTTAGCAGGTCAAGTTATCGCAATTTATAGTAAATAA
- a CDS encoding DAK2 domain-containing protein, translating to MEFNAKSFKDSLISGYNNLYNFYPEIDKLNVFPVPDGDTGTNMNLTMTNAVKEINELNSESISKVADVFARGLIMGARGNSGVILSQIFRGFANGLKEFDELNFDSVKVGISQANEVAYKAVMKPVEGTILTVIRETAEHVSTLEKEISVPELFQKIVDFATESLNHTPELLPVLKEVGVVDSGGFGLVKIFEGITEYWKTGKIVPQRKKQVENTGDNVVMDLQNEEFGYCTEAIVMLDNKHINKINIMQIRQTLEDQGGKSIVAVVDNDILKVHVHTLLPGYIVTFLQQHGEFKNIKIENMNLQAAKHVKTIKVDRQLKNSAAIIAVTPSNGIANFFKTDLNIQFTVNGGASMNPSTDDYLNAIEAVDAVDVFILPNNSNAILAAQQAAKVERKSNVYIVPTTSIQEGMVAALSFEPGEAPKKIYSTLKASIKNVTSLSITVSAKTTSIDGVKINKGEYMGIMNKKIICSFPTLSRTMKYLFDRAITKSTEIVTIFTGEEAETRDINAIRKYLDESFDVEYEFIDGDQTLYPFLIAVE from the coding sequence ATGGAATTTAATGCAAAATCTTTTAAAGATTCGCTGATCAGCGGTTATAATAATTTATATAATTTTTATCCAGAAATTGATAAATTAAATGTTTTTCCAGTTCCTGATGGAGATACAGGAACAAATATGAATTTAACGATGACTAATGCTGTTAAGGAAATTAATGAACTCAATTCGGAATCAATTAGTAAGGTTGCTGATGTTTTTGCGCGTGGCTTAATTATGGGGGCACGTGGCAATTCAGGTGTTATTTTATCGCAGATCTTTCGTGGTTTTGCCAATGGTTTAAAAGAATTTGATGAATTAAATTTTGATTCAGTTAAAGTAGGAATTTCACAAGCTAATGAAGTTGCTTATAAAGCGGTGATGAAACCGGTTGAAGGAACAATTTTAACTGTAATCCGTGAAACTGCGGAACATGTTTCAACATTAGAAAAAGAAATCTCTGTTCCAGAGTTATTCCAAAAAATTGTTGATTTTGCAACTGAGTCATTGAATCATACTCCGGAGTTACTACCAGTTTTGAAAGAAGTTGGTGTTGTTGATTCAGGTGGTTTTGGTTTAGTAAAAATATTTGAAGGCATTACAGAATATTGAAAAACAGGAAAAATTGTGCCACAACGAAAAAAACAAGTTGAAAATACTGGTGATAATGTTGTTATGGATTTGCAAAACGAAGAATTTGGTTATTGTACTGAGGCAATTGTAATGTTAGATAATAAGCATATTAATAAAATTAATATAATGCAAATTCGCCAAACATTAGAAGATCAAGGTGGAAAATCAATTGTTGCAGTTGTTGATAATGATATTTTAAAAGTTCATGTTCATACTTTACTTCCGGGTTATATTGTAACTTTTTTACAACAACATGGTGAGTTTAAGAATATTAAAATTGAAAATATGAATTTACAAGCAGCCAAACATGTTAAGACAATTAAAGTTGACCGGCAATTAAAAAATTCTGCGGCTATTATTGCCGTTACACCATCAAATGGAATTGCCAATTTTTTCAAAACTGATTTAAATATTCAATTTACTGTTAATGGTGGAGCATCAATGAATCCATCAACTGATGATTATTTAAATGCAATTGAAGCAGTTGATGCGGTTGATGTGTTTATTTTGCCAAACAATAGTAATGCAATTTTAGCAGCACAACAAGCAGCCAAAGTTGAACGTAAGTCAAATGTATATATTGTGCCAACAACATCAATTCAAGAAGGAATGGTAGCAGCTTTATCATTTGAACCAGGAGAAGCACCGAAAAAGATTTATTCAACATTAAAAGCAAGTATTAAAAATGTGACAAGTTTATCAATTACTGTTTCAGCAAAAACAACTTCAATTGATGGTGTTAAAATTAACAAAGGGGAGTATATGGGGATTATGAATAAAAAAATTATTTGTTCATTTCCAACCTTATCACGAACAATGAAATACTTGTTTGACCGAGCAATTACAAAATCAACAGAAATTGTAACAATTTTTACTGGTGAAGAAGCAGAAACACGAGATATTAATGCAATTCGAAAATATCTCGATGAAAGTTTTGATGTTGAATATGAATTTATTGATGGTGATCAAACATTATACCCATTTTTAATTGCTGTTGAGTAA
- the rpmB gene encoding 50S ribosomal protein L28: MARKCEITGKSALSGNKRSHALNATHRKWNVNLQKVRIVVDGEVKTLRVATRTLKTLKRKGQIAQ; the protein is encoded by the coding sequence ATGGCAAGAAAATGTGAAATTACTGGTAAAAGTGCTTTATCAGGAAACAAACGTTCACACGCGTTAAATGCAACCCATCGTAAATGAAATGTTAATTTACAAAAAGTAAGAATTGTTGTTGACGGTGAAGTTAAAACATTACGTGTTGCAACAAGAACTTTAAAAACATTAAAGCGTAAAGGACAAATTGCGCAATAA
- the rlmN gene encoding 23S rRNA (adenine(2503)-C(2))-methyltransferase RlmN yields MTSIFGYPKEELQLDLVAHGFKKYLAEQIFDWIYVKNIYSFDEMTNISKTDRNKLQEYYTIEPLKIVVQQQSKDWTVKFLFQLADGYKIETVLMPQSYGNSVCVTTQVGCNMACTFCASGLLKKTRNLSTAEIVQQVMMVNRYLATTNERVSHIVVMGIGEPFDNFDNTLKFVNIINDPKGYQIGARHITISTCGLVPKIKQFAELKTQVNLAISLHAPNNTIRNQLMPINKAYPVEKLMDAVRYYIELTNRRVTFEYILIENVNDSRETALELAKLIRGLNAYVNLIPYNTVAENGHQRSTKINKFFETLQQQKINCIVRREFGHDIDAACGQLRAKNEGVIRK; encoded by the coding sequence ATGACATCAATTTTTGGATATCCAAAAGAAGAATTACAGTTAGATTTAGTTGCGCATGGTTTTAAGAAATATTTAGCAGAGCAAATTTTTGATTGAATATATGTCAAAAACATATATTCTTTTGATGAAATGACAAATATTTCTAAAACTGATCGTAATAAATTACAAGAATATTATACGATTGAGCCATTAAAAATTGTTGTTCAACAACAGTCGAAAGATTGAACAGTAAAGTTTTTGTTTCAATTAGCCGATGGCTATAAAATTGAAACAGTTTTAATGCCCCAAAGTTATGGTAATTCTGTTTGTGTTACAACACAAGTTGGTTGTAATATGGCATGTACTTTTTGTGCCTCAGGATTATTAAAAAAAACACGGAATTTATCAACGGCAGAAATTGTTCAACAAGTTATGATGGTTAATCGTTATCTAGCAACAACAAATGAACGTGTGAGTCATATTGTAGTAATGGGAATTGGTGAACCATTTGATAATTTTGATAATACGCTTAAGTTTGTCAACATTATTAATGACCCAAAAGGTTATCAAATTGGTGCGCGCCATATTACAATTTCTACTTGTGGGTTAGTCCCAAAAATTAAACAATTTGCAGAGTTAAAGACGCAAGTTAATTTAGCGATTTCATTACACGCTCCAAACAATACGATTCGGAATCAATTAATGCCAATTAATAAAGCTTACCCAGTAGAAAAATTAATGGATGCAGTTCGTTATTATATTGAGTTAACTAATCGACGTGTTACTTTTGAGTATATTTTAATTGAGAATGTTAATGATAGTCGTGAAACAGCATTAGAATTAGCAAAATTAATTCGAGGATTAAATGCATATGTTAATTTAATTCCTTATAACACAGTTGCAGAAAATGGGCATCAACGTAGTACTAAAATTAATAAATTCTTTGAAACTTTACAACAACAAAAAATTAATTGTATTGTTCGTCGTGAATTTGGTCACGATATTGATGCTGCTTGCGGTCAATTACGAGCTAAAAATGAAGGGGTTATTAGAAAATAA
- the rpe gene encoding ribulose-phosphate 3-epimerase: MKKYLVAPSVLSANYLILQEELATIKEAGAQWIHFDVMDGDFVPNLTFGPKILADITSYSDLYLDCHLMVKIKNSSVENYLLPFIKAGASAITLHYEALTPPQLTEFLNLRIKLNIKIGLAIKPLTPVKVIFPYLKHLDLVLVMTVEPGFGGQTFISAAATKIKALRDYLDQNNGKTLIEVDGGINAETATLCKQYGVDVLVAGSYLFGHTDLATRLKGLLANENK; the protein is encoded by the coding sequence ATGAAAAAATATCTTGTTGCACCAAGTGTTTTAAGTGCAAATTATTTAATCTTACAAGAAGAATTAGCAACAATTAAGGAAGCTGGCGCACAATGAATTCATTTTGATGTAATGGATGGTGATTTTGTACCAAATTTAACTTTTGGTCCAAAGATTTTAGCTGATATTACTAGTTATAGTGATTTGTATCTTGATTGTCACTTAATGGTTAAAATTAAAAATAGTAGTGTTGAAAATTATTTGCTGCCTTTTATTAAAGCAGGTGCATCAGCAATTACTTTGCATTATGAAGCATTAACCCCACCACAATTAACTGAATTTTTAAATTTACGAATAAAATTAAACATAAAAATTGGGTTAGCAATTAAACCATTAACCCCAGTTAAAGTTATTTTCCCTTATTTAAAACATCTTGATTTAGTCTTAGTAATGACAGTAGAACCTGGTTTTGGCGGTCAAACTTTTATTTCAGCTGCAGCAACAAAGATTAAAGCCTTACGAGACTATCTTGATCAAAATAATGGCAAAACATTAATTGAAGTTGACGGAGGAATTAATGCTGAGACTGCAACTCTTTGTAAACAATATGGGGTTGATGTATTAGTAGCGGGTAGTTATTTATTTGGTCATACAGATTTAGCAACCCGGCTGAAAGGATTATTAGCGAATGAAAACAAATAA
- a CDS encoding protein kinase domain-containing protein, with amino-acid sequence MEQITIGTMLHNRYQILAKIADGGMAEVFEGYDILLKRHVAIKIMTLTLSKNKEAVERFNKEYNSIAQFSHNNVVKVYGSFQAYDRHCLVLELVKGYTLKDRLLTLGPCTVKELLYFFDEINLAITEAHHNDIIHRDIKPENILISYDGKIKVADFGVAILENSEDLECGKIIGTSKYMAPEIVQSKPATKRSDIYALGIMLYELAVGMAPFVGKNPTFVAVKHVKELPLRPRLVNPLIPQSLENIILKAISKDPSERFQTVADFNNSLQAIEAPEHQSEKTLKLSNLFEVKGKQRKLYDRYYSYPWFLRTKVAWLFSFLLVSFISALVWLCLFLPG; translated from the coding sequence ATGGAACAAATCACAATTGGAACTATGTTACATAATCGTTATCAGATTTTAGCTAAAATTGCCGATGGTGGTATGGCTGAAGTTTTTGAAGGATATGATATTTTATTAAAACGACATGTTGCAATTAAAATTATGACATTGACATTATCAAAAAATAAAGAAGCAGTGGAACGTTTTAATAAAGAATATAATTCAATTGCGCAGTTTTCCCATAATAATGTGGTTAAAGTTTATGGCTCATTTCAAGCGTATGATCGTCATTGTCTAGTTTTGGAATTAGTTAAAGGTTATACTTTAAAAGACCGCTTACTAACATTAGGTCCTTGTACTGTTAAAGAATTATTATATTTTTTTGATGAAATTAATTTAGCTATTACCGAAGCTCATCATAATGATATTATTCATCGTGATATTAAACCAGAAAATATTTTAATTTCATATGATGGTAAAATTAAGGTTGCTGATTTTGGTGTTGCAATTTTAGAAAATAGTGAAGATTTAGAATGTGGTAAAATCATTGGAACATCAAAATACATGGCACCAGAAATTGTTCAATCAAAACCAGCAACAAAACGTAGTGATATTTATGCTTTAGGCATTATGTTGTATGAGTTAGCAGTTGGTATGGCTCCTTTTGTTGGGAAAAACCCAACATTTGTTGCGGTTAAACATGTTAAAGAATTACCATTACGACCACGGTTAGTAAATCCGTTGATACCACAAAGTTTAGAAAATATTATTTTAAAGGCAATCTCAAAAGATCCAAGTGAGCGGTTTCAGACAGTAGCAGATTTTAATAATAGTTTACAAGCAATTGAAGCACCAGAGCATCAATCTGAAAAAACTTTAAAGTTATCAAATTTGTTTGAAGTAAAAGGCAAACAGCGCAAACTTTATGATCGGTATTATTCTTATCCATGATTTTTAAGAACTAAGGTTGCTTGGTTATTTAGTTTCTTACTAGTTAGTTTTATTAGTGCCTTAGTTTGACTTTGCTTGTTTTTACCAGGATAG
- a CDS encoding amidohydrolase family protein: MIIVFVIFISSLQDLALVASTNIAKQLGIYSTTGSIAVGKLADLVMLDVDLKVLMTLCEGEIAYSQHNLTQK, encoded by the coding sequence ATGATTATTGTGTTCGTAATTTTCATCAGTTCATTACAAGATTTGGCATTAGTTGCTAGTACTAATATTGCCAAACAATTAGGAATTTATTCAACGACTGGCTCAATTGCGGTTGGTAAATTAGCAGATTTAGTTATGTTAGATGTTGATTTAAAAGTTTTAATGACTTTATGTGAAGGTGAGATTGCTTATTCACAGCATAATTTAACACAAAAATAA
- a CDS encoding sugar phosphate isomerase family → MKLIIVEDKNAIGKVVGQIFVNYVQQNPKVVFGLAAGSSPETTYQYIIEDYKK, encoded by the coding sequence ATGAAATTAATTATTGTTGAAGATAAAAATGCAATTGGAAAAGTTGTTGGACAAATCTTTGTGAATTATGTGCAACAAAATCCAAAAGTTGTTTTTGGTTTAGCAGCTGGTTCATCACCAGAAACAACTTATCAATATATTATTGAAGATTATAAAAAATAA
- a CDS encoding PP2C family protein-serine/threonine phosphatase, which yields MQIRFGYKTDIGAYRSSNQDYFDFANNSFNNYIAIVCDGMGGHQHGEVASKMAVDSLVEHFKRTNFNHLSDEEINKWFRQTILTIQQEMVTYAQIYPDTSDMGTTVVAALIANGKVYVINIGDSRLYKLHHDKIYQITTDQNMENSTEYREKQELEFQGQYKKQYNMHTFWKVLTSALGPTKNLKIDTYVIEDIKGQYLLTTDGIHDYIDEIDLIETLKSANKLNDKVKILIDRALENLSTDNLTGIVFEITD from the coding sequence ATGCAAATACGGTTTGGATACAAAACTGATATTGGTGCTTATCGTAGTAGTAATCAAGATTACTTTGATTTTGCCAATAATAGTTTTAACAATTATATTGCCATTGTTTGTGATGGGATGGGTGGTCATCAACATGGCGAAGTTGCCAGTAAAATGGCTGTTGATAGTTTGGTGGAACATTTTAAACGGACAAATTTTAACCATTTGTCCGATGAAGAAATTAATAAATGGTTTCGTCAAACAATTTTAACAATTCAACAAGAAATGGTTACTTATGCTCAAATTTATCCTGATACAAGTGATATGGGAACAACAGTTGTTGCTGCATTAATTGCTAACGGAAAAGTATATGTTATTAATATTGGTGATTCACGGTTATATAAATTACATCATGATAAAATTTATCAAATTACTACTGACCAAAATATGGAAAATTCAACAGAGTATCGAGAAAAACAAGAATTAGAATTTCAAGGTCAATATAAAAAACAATATAATATGCATACTTTTTGAAAAGTATTAACAAGTGCTTTGGGACCAACAAAGAATTTAAAAATTGATACTTATGTTATTGAGGATATTAAAGGCCAGTATTTATTAACCACCGATGGAATTCATGATTATATTGATGAAATTGATTTAATTGAAACATTAAAATCGGCAAATAAATTAAATGATAAAGTTAAAATTTTAATTGATCGGGCATTAGAAAACCTATCAACTGATAATTTAACTGGAATTGTTTTTGAAATAACAGATTAA
- a CDS encoding Asp23/Gls24 family envelope stress response protein, giving the protein MIEKINVAKIADLVHAAVITVPGVAGFAKVDDTENNEDNVIMLLKDYSQSIKLRQDGRNFYIEIFIILLEGVNIKDIAQEIKIRIKYELEKLDIYSNDIMIYVNVNIQDLLI; this is encoded by the coding sequence ATGATTGAGAAAATTAATGTAGCTAAAATTGCAGATTTAGTTCATGCAGCAGTAATTACAGTCCCTGGGGTCGCTGGATTCGCAAAGGTTGATGATACTGAAAATAATGAAGACAATGTGATAATGCTACTTAAAGATTACTCACAGTCAATTAAATTGAGACAAGATGGCCGTAATTTTTACATAGAAATCTTTATTATTTTGCTAGAAGGAGTAAATATTAAAGATATTGCCCAAGAAATAAAAATTAGGATTAAATATGAATTAGAAAAACTGGATATTTATTCAAATGATATTATGATTTATGTGAATGTAAATATTCAAGACTTATTAATTTAG